A stretch of Mytilus edulis chromosome 11, xbMytEdul2.2, whole genome shotgun sequence DNA encodes these proteins:
- the LOC139495022 gene encoding uncharacterized protein — MRNYSLFISILITVISVAVAQVSTTTKKKGCSGYGFQIWLSCITDPCVFSNCPAFGKMATCSKEVTDDCKHCRATFSLNGRRVDHLCHTNFECPEGLPLQRCSIDPCVSTECLEPKFQGARCRGYYCGACLAEYYVEGRWQQCPNPDVKLQGDAALLLPEIQKAMIQFPTNNRRRTGSSSPLALGSCPDGSPEPECPANVCARAECPQFTTAQCVVNKCQGCKAEFYFRGQLVNCQSNKCRRNVLEMHCPDDPCKYATCPLFPAAECRPSSCGYCHPEWFVNEKQVNCFSRMPDNYQCPNGLKQQQCPRNTCRFKRCLTDADTFCRINNCGGCYAEYVNTKNEIVACEGWWTTYETKKPKELTQVEDSSTSITSASTGVPKSSTKADEAMTEAKKQMEIDALFGNLGLEVPSNSKIVSSSVNSNPMGNNPWETTDPKQRAATQNNVDLISKQTADTARPFVTSSQTLHATNINRDTIIKSPRIVPERKTEEINIPKQIDENNQKIPSKTWGNDKVKTSQSGPKPVTRSSRTREPSRPLSRNSGNVEPSKPITRNTGNKKQSKPLTSDAENREPSPMDLFRSIAIPLDSLNKGSNFRPGVPIGGFRFTRR; from the exons ATGAGGAACTATAGTTTatttatcagtattttaa ttacAGTTATATCAGTTGCTGTCGCGCAAGTcagcacaacaacaaaaaagaaag gttGTAGTGGTTATGGTTTTCAAATATGGTTGAGTTGTATTACTGACCCATGTGTATTTTCGAATTGTCCAGCGTTTGGCAAGATGGCAACATGCAG TAAGGAAGTAACGGATGATTGTAAGCACTGTAGAGCCACGTTCTCGTTGAATGGAAGACGAGTTGATCATTTATGTCATACAAATTTCG aATGTCCGGAAGGATTGCCTCTCCAACGTTGCTCCATAGACCCATGTGTGAGTACTGAATGTTTGGAGCCAAAATTTCAAGGAGCTAGGTGTCG AGGTTATTATTGTGGAGCCTGTTTAGCAGAATACTATGTTGAAGGCAGATGGCAGCAGTGTCCAAATCCTG atgtaaAACTTCAAGGAGATGCTGCATTATTATTACCTGAGATTCAGAAAGCAATGATACAATTTCCCACCAATAATAGAAGGAGAACAGGAAGTTCCAGTCCACTAGCTCTAGGCTCATGCCCAGATGGATCACCGGAACCGGAATGCCCAGCTAACGTGTGCGCACGCGCAGAGTGTCCACAATTTACAACTGCTCAATGTGT AGTAAACAAGTGTCAAGGTTGTAAGGCGGAGTTCTACTTCAGGGGTCAACTAGTTAACTGCCAATCAAATA aatGTCGCCGAAACGTATTGGAAATGCATTGTCCTGACGATCCATGTAAATATGCTACCTGTCCATTGTTTCCTGCAGCTGAATGCCG acCAAGTAGTTGTGGGTACTGTCACCCTGAGTGGTTTGTTAATGAAAAACAAGTGAACTGTTTCTCCAGAATGCCCGACAATTACC AATGTCCAAACGGTCTTAAACAACAGCAGTGTCCACGAAACACATGTCGATTCAAGAGATGTTTAACAGATGCTGACACTTTCTGCAG aATAAATAACTGTGGAGGTTGTTACGCTGAGTACGTGAACACAAAGAATGAAATTGTTGCTTGTGAAGGATGGTGGACTACATATGAAACTAAGAAACCAAAAGAACTCACTCAAGTGGAAGATTCTTCAACCAGTATAACGTCTGCATCAACCGGTGTACCAAAATCATCGACCAAAGCGGACGAGGCAATGACCGAGGCTAAGAAGCAAATGGAGATTGATGCCTTATTTGGAAATCTAGGACTAGAGGTTCCATCAAATTCAAAAATAGTCTCAAGTTCCGTCAACTCTAATCCAATGGGTAACAATCCATGGGAGACAACTGATCCCAAGcaaagggcagcaacccaaaacaATGTCGATCTTATCTCTAAACAAACTGCCGATACTGCAAGACCTTTTGTGACGTCATCACAAACTCTACATGCAACGAATATAAACAGAGACACTATAATAAAATCACCAAGAATTGTTCCTGAAAGGAAAACAGAAGAAATAAATATACCGAAACAAATTgatgaaaataaccaaaaaatacCATCAAAAACTTGGGGAAATGACAAAGTGAAAACTTCTCAAAGTGGACCGAAACCCGTTACTAGAAGTTCAAGAACTAGAGAACCATCAAGACCCTTGAGTAGAAATTCCGGAAACGTAGAACCGTCAAAACCCATTACTAGAAATACCGGAAACAAAAAACAGTCAAAACCCTTGACGAGTGACGCCGAAAACAGAGAACCGTCACCAATGGATTTGTTCAGATCAATTGCTATCCCTCTTGATTCTCTCAACAAAGGTTCTAATTTTAGACCGGGGGTACCTATAGGAGGATTTAGATTTACACGGCGATGA